From Brassica oleracea var. oleracea cultivar TO1000 chromosome C3, BOL, whole genome shotgun sequence, a single genomic window includes:
- the LOC106332496 gene encoding uncharacterized protein LOC106332496, with protein MEGVGSRLSRTTRYSGPSATAVFSGRVRKWKKKWVSVSTSSVGIFRASKPNGRSDSQHHMLLHKWTPLSSTTVTDSGETEEPPKKRFRYAPIAMLESREKVASKDSEAEALGEESDEFDTDESPLHKGFELDMNMTDTDQTKEAKTTRHWRLGLCLNSQGAEE; from the exons ATGGAAGGCGTAGGGTCGAGACTGAGCCGGACGACAAGATACAGTGGTCCGTCCGCGACGGCAGTTTTCAGCGGTCGTGTAAGGAAGTGGAAGAAGAAGTGGGTTAGTGTCTCAACTTCATCCGTCGGCATTTTCCGAGCATCTAAGCCCAACGGTCGAAGCGATTCTCAACACCATATGCTTCTCCATAAGTGGACCCCACTTTCCTCGACGACGGTTACTGACTCCGGCGAGACGGAGGAGCCGCCTAAGAAAAGATTCAGATACGCTCCA ATTGCGATGCTTGAGAGTAGAGAGAAAGTGGCCAGTAAGGATTCTGAAGCTGAAGCTTTAGGGGAAGAGAGTGATGAATTTGACACTGATGAATCTCCATTGCACAAAGGCTTTGAGCTGGACATGAACATGACAGACACCGACCAAACTAAG GAAGCAAAAACAACTCGTCACTGGAGACTGGGACTGTGTCTGAATTCTCAAGGGGCTGAAGAATGA
- the LOC106328679 gene encoding glucan endo-1,3-beta-glucosidase 12-like, whose protein sequence is MAVLVLSVLILSCFSAIPFTHADSGMIGVNYGRIADNLPAPEKVVELLKSQGINRVKLFDTDKTVLIALANSGIKVVVSLPNENLTAAAVDQSYTDKWVQENVKKYTPATDIEAIAVGNEVFVDPKNTTKYLVAAMTNVHSSLVKFNLDESVKISSPIALSALANSYPPSAGSFKPDLIEPVIKPMLDLLRKTSSHPMVNAYPFFAYAANADKIPLDYALFKENAGNVDSGNGLKYNSLFDAQIDAVYAAMAAVGFNDLKLVVTETGWPSAGDENEIGAGSANAAAYNGGLVKRVLTGNGTPLKPNEPLNVYLFALFNENQKTGPTSERNYGLFYPNENKVYDVPFSATVTPVSDSKVKVPVNTPSPHVGQTWCVANGKTTKEKLQEALDYACGEGGADCRPIQKGATCYDPESLEAHASYAFNSYYQKNSRGIGTCDFGGAAYVVSQPPKYGKCEFPTGQ, encoded by the exons ATGGCCGTCTTAGTTCTCTCTGTCCTAATACTCTCATGCTTCTCAGCAATCCCATTCACACATGCAG ATTCTGGGATGATCGGTGTGAACTACGGCCGGATAGCAGACAACCTCCCGGCGCCGGAGAAGGTGGTTGAGCTTCTGAAATCCCAAGGAATCAACCGCGTCAAGCTTTTCGACACCGACAAAACCGTCCTAATCGCGCTCGCAAACTCCGGCATCAAAGTCGTCGTCTCGCTCCCCAACGAGAATCTCACCGCCGCCGCCGTGGATCAGAGCTACACCGACAAATGGGTCCAGGAGAACGTGAAGAAGTACACGCCGGCGACTGATATCGAAGCGATCGCCGTCGGGAACGAAGTGTTCGTCGATCCCAAGAACACGACGAAGTACCTCGTCGCAGCTATGACGAACGTTCACAGCTCTTTGGTTAAGTTCAATCTCGACGAATCGGTTAAGATCTCGTCGCCGATTGCGTTGAGCGCGTTGGCGAATTCGTATCCACCCTCCGCCGGTTCGTTTAAACCGGATTTAATCGAACCGGTTATTAAACCAATGCTCGATCTCCTCCGCAAAACGTCGTCGCATCCGATGGTGAATGCTTACCCGTTCTTCGCGTACGCGGCTAACGCCGATAAGATCCCGTTGGATTACGCGTTGTTCAAGGAGAACGCCGGCAATGTAGATTCCGGTAACGGTTTGAAGTACAACAGTCTCTTCGACGCGCAAATCGACGCCGTTTACGCAGCCATGGCCGCCGTGGGATTCAACGACCTCAAGCTCGTGGTGACGGAGACGGGATGGCCTTCTGCAGGAGACGAGAACGAGATCGGCGCCGGCTCGGCTAACGCGGCGGCTTATAACGGCGGGTTAGTGAAAAGAGTGTTGACGGGTAACGGAACGCCGTTAAAACCGAATGAGCCGCTTAACGTCTATCTGTTCGCTCTATTTAACGAGAACCAGAAAACGGGGCCCACGTCGGAGAGAAACTACGGGTTGTTTTACCCGAACGAGAACAAAGTGTACGACGTTCCGTTCTCCGCTACGGTAACGCCGGTGAGCGATAGCAAAGTGAAGGTCCCGGTGAATACGCCGTCGCCGCACGTGGGACAGACGTGGTGCGTGGCGAACGGGAAGACGACGAAGGAGAAGCTTCAGGAAGCTCTCGACTACGCTTGCGGCGAAGGAGGCGCTGATTGCCGTCCGATTCAAAAGGGTGCCACGTGTTACGATCCGGAGTCGTTAGAGGCGCACGCTTCTTACGCGTTCAACAGTTACTATCAGAAGAACTCACGTGGTATTGGCACGTGTGACTTTGGTGGTGCAGCGTACGTGGTCTCGCAACCTCCCA AGTACGGGAAATGCGAGTTTCCAACCGGGCAATGA
- the LOC106333830 gene encoding putative F-box protein At5g55150 gives MAVFSSSCWSDLLPELIEAVFHSLNDARDILNCATVCSSWRYSSSAVYSRKFVPFLFVSHPSSVVEEAQCSDGFRIISPEKMVFSGNDQRWICGSTGGYLLTVNVSFPFEVNLQNPFTKTVVPLPPLASFEDVQRLLQFQAISQHSGTLTLIKKFVKKAVSSPSLLDPDWVVVIIYDTDGGKLAFCRRGDKQWTGLESDHVDDIVFCSGVFFAMDRTGRIYQCELSPNNPKAIPLCSASPFRYDPCKKYFAESDYGKLWVILQKLDVSDDYDFTTYFEIYELNSDTKEWTNVRSLRGRALFLSPQGRCIAVSAGETGSRGFINDNSVYFIDGSLSVFEWESKQIKKLYESRFCNCMFWVTPADVLQ, from the coding sequence ATGGCTGTATTTTCATCTTCTTGCTGGTCAGACTTGCTCCCGGAGCTTATAGAAGCTGTATTCCACAGCCTAAACGATGCTAGAGACATCCTTAACTGTGCCACCGTCTGTTCTTCTTGGAGATATTCTTCTTCCGCCGTGTACAGTCGCAAGTTTGTTCCATTTCTCTTTGTTTCCCATCCCTCCTCTGTCGTTGAAGAAGCTCAATGCTCTGATGGATTTAGAATCATATCTCCGGAAAAAATGGTTTTCTCCGGTAATGATCAGAGATGGATTTGTGGAAGCACAGGAGGGTATCTATTAACTGTCAATGTTTCTTTCCCATTTGAGGTAAACTTACAGAACCCGTTTACGAAGACGGTTGTTCCTCTGCCACCATTGGCGTCTTTCGAGGACGTTCAACGGTTGCTTCAGTTCCAAGCTATCTCTCAGCATTCTGGAACCCTAACCCTAATTAAGAAGTTTGTAAAGAAAGCAGTTTCTTCGCCAAGTTTATTAGACCCTGATTGGGTTGTGGTCATAATCTACGACACCGATGGAGGAAAACTAGCCTTCTGCAGACGCGGAGATAAACAATGGACGGGTTTGGAGTCTGATCACGTAGATGACATTGTGTTCTGTAGTGGCGTCTTCTTCGCAATGGATAGAACTGGAAGGATATATCAGTGTGAACTTAGCCCTAACAATCCAAAAGCTATTCCTCTATGCAGCGCCTCCCCGTTTCGGTATGATCCTTGCAAGAAATACTTTGCAGAGTCGGATTATGGCAAACTGTGGGTGATTCTACAGAAGCTAGACGTTAGTGATGATTATGATTTCACAACGTATTTCGAGATTTATGAATTGAACTCAGATACGAAAGAGTGGACTAATGTGAGAAGCTTGAGAGGAAGAGCTTTGTTCTTGAGCCCTCAAGGTAGATGTATAGCTGTTTCAGCAGGTGAAACAGGATCTAGAGGGTTCATCAATGACAACTCTGTTTACTTCATCGACGGAAGTCTAAGCGTTTTTGAATGGGAGAGTAAACAAATCAAGAAGCTTTACGAGTCAAGGTTTTGTAATTGTATGTTTTGGGTCACACCTGCAGATGTTCTTCAATAG
- the LOC106334043 gene encoding stigma-specific STIG1-like protein 2: MAQFMKLLVTIALTFAFTTAIITTITTRTNPTTGRFAPKDPFKDLTPSEGVKIRPSRFLAQKDVERQELKPRNRNAADRCNKDSDTCSITGANSTMACCSNKCVDLSTDKKNCGACNKKCKFTATCCGGQCVNLAYDKRHCGECFHRCQRGVYCVYGLCNYA, encoded by the coding sequence ATGGCACAGTTCATGAAGCTACTCGTGACAATTGCATTAACATTCGCATTTACAACCGCGATCATCACCACAATAACTACCAGAACCAACCCCACGACCGGAAGATTTGCTCCCAAAGATCCTTTCAAGGACCTTACACCCTCAGAAGGGGTTAAGATCAGACCGAGTCGGTTCCTGGCTCAAAAAGACGTCGAGCGTCAAGAACTTAAACCCCGTAACCGAAATGCAGCTGATCGTTGCAACAAAGATTCAGATACCTGCAGTATCACCGGAGCAAACTCTACAATGGCTTGTTGCAGCAATAAGTGTGTCGATTTATCAACCGACAAGAAAAACTGCGGTGCGTGTAACAAAAAATGCAAGTTCACGGCAACATGTTGTGGCGGTCAGTGCGTTAACTTGGCTTACGATAAACGCCACTGCGGTGAGTGTTTCCATCGTTGTCAACGAGGCGTGTACTGCGTCTACGGTCTTTGTAACTACGCGTGA
- the LOC106334139 gene encoding stigma-specific STIG1-like protein 2: MAQFMKLLVTIALTFAVTTAIITTTTTITNPTTEKFAPKDPFKDLTSPEGVKIRPSRFLAQKDVEGQEPKARNRNAAERCNKDSEICCSTGANSTMACCNSKCMDLSTDKKNCGACNKKCKFGETCCGGQCVNMSYDKRHCGECYHCCQPGGYCVYGLYNYA, encoded by the exons ATGGCACAGTTCATGAAGCTACTCGTGACCATTGCATTAACATTCGCAGTAACAACCGCCATCATCACCACAACAACTACCATAACCAACCCCACGACCGAGAAATTTGCTCCCAAAGATCCTTTCAAGGACCTTACGTCCCCAGAAGGGGTTAAGATCAGACCGAGTCGGTTCCTGGCTCAAAAAGACGTCGAGGGTCAAGAACCTAAAGCCCGTAACCGAAATGCAGCTGAACGTTGCAACAAAGATTCAGAGATCTGCTGTAGCACCGGAGCAAACTCTACGATGGCTTGTTGCAACAGCAAATGTATGGATTTATCAACTGACAAGAAAAACTGCGGTGCGTGTAATAAAAAATGCAAGTTTGGGGAAACATGTTGTG GCGGTCAGTGCGTTAACATGAGTTACGATAAACGCCACTGCGGTGAGTGTTACCATTGTTGTCAACCCGGCGGGTACTGCGTCTACGGTCTTTATAACTACGCGTGA
- the LOC106329779 gene encoding mitogen-activated protein kinase kinase kinase ANP1-like, which translates to MAEQNWIRGPIIGRGSTATVSLAITNSGEFFAVKSAELSSSAFLQREQTILSSLNSPYVVKYIGFNKTTENNKLMYNLLMEYIPGGSIHDLIKNSGGKLPEPEIRSYTRQILKGLLYLHDRGIVHCDLKSENVMIGEETAKIADLGCGKMAGNGSLEFSGTPAFMSPEVARGEEQGFPADVWALGCVVIEMATGSSPWPELNDVVAAIYKIGFTGESPKIPEVLSEKGRDFLRKCLVRDPKQRWDVEELLQHPFLEEEDQSQTQFGCCLKNYSPSTVLDQGFWDSCETSRSQFIQADSSSLWESSATDRIRKLVGDENPGETTAEDGWIEVRGNGEIEKRNEDDDEDVDCVEATSLEEDEVGGFENWIWDQEDSLFLEYSSSENNIFYFYSNDLFHEDNIILYYDHLEDGFVHKDDKILDDNTKNHIFNHITMIIQVSISKSIPFDSYTER; encoded by the coding sequence ATGGCGGAACAAAACTGGATAAGAGGACCAATCATAGGCCGGGGATCAACCGCCACCGTCTCACTAGCAATCACAAACTCCGGTGAGTTCTTCGCCGTCAAATCAGCTGAGCTTTCCTCATCGGCGTTTTTGCAGAGAGAACAAACGATCTTGTCGAGTTTGAATTCTCCTTACGTAGTCAAGTACATTGGGTTTAATAAGACGACGGAGAATAACAAACTGATGTATAACCTCTTGATGGAATACATTCCCGGCGGGAGTATTCACGATCTGATCAAGAACTCCGGCGGGAAGTTGCCGGAGCCGGAGATTAGATCCTACACGCGACAGATTCTGAAAGGGTTGTTGTATCTTCACGATCGAGGAATCGTTCATTGCGATTTGAAGAGCGAGAATGTTATGATCGGAGAGGAAACAGCGAAGATCGCCGATTTGGGCTGCGGTAAAATGGCGGGAAACGGGAGTTTGGAGTTTTCCGGTACACCGGCGTTTATGTCACCGGAGGTGGCGCGTGGTGAAGAGCAGGGGTTTCCGGCTGATGTGTGGGCTTTGGGGTGTGTGGTGATAGAGATGGCTACGGGGTCGAGTCCTTGGCCGGAGCTAAACGACGTCGTTGCAGCGATTTACAAGATAGGGTTCACCGGAGAGTCGCCGAAGATTCCGGAGGTTTTGTCGGAGAAAGGTAGAGACTTTTTGAGGAAGTGTCTGGTAAGAGATCCGAAACAGAGATGGGATGTTGAAGAGTTGCTTCAACATCCGTTTTTGGAGGAAGAAGACCAATCTCAAACTCAGTTTGGTTGTTGTCTGAAGAATTATTCTCCTAGTACTGTGTTGGATCAAGGTTTCTGGGATTCATGTGAAACCTCGAGAAGTCAGTTCATTCAAGCGGACTCTTCGAGTTTATGGGAGTCTTCAGCGACTGACCGAATCAGGAAACTCGTCGGCGATGAGAATCCCGGCGAAACTACGGCGGAGGATGGTTGGATTGAAGTTAGAGGCAACGGAGAGATAGAGAAACGTAATGAAGACGATGACGAAGATGTGGATTGCGTTGAAGCAACGTCATTGGAGGAGGACGAGGTGGGAGGCTTTGAGAATTGGATCTGGGATCAAGAAGACAGCTTGTTCTTGGAATATTCTTCTTCCGAGAACAACATTTTTTATTTTTACTCTAATGACCTCTTTCATGAGGATAATATAATTCTTTATTATGATCATCTTGAAGATGGGTTTGTACACAAAGATGACAAAATTCTTGACGATAATACTAAGAATCATATCTTTAATCACATTACAATGATTATACAAGTTAGTATATCTAAATCGATACCATTTGATAGTTACACCGAACGCTAG